A genomic window from Peromyscus maniculatus bairdii isolate BWxNUB_F1_BW_parent chromosome 1, HU_Pman_BW_mat_3.1, whole genome shotgun sequence includes:
- the Ankrd22 gene encoding ankyrin repeat domain-containing protein 22, which yields MGILYSEPICQAAYQNDLGQVWRWVKEDNHYVNVQDGFNGDTPLICACRRGHLRIVSFLLRRNADVNLKNLKERTCLHYAVKKRFTFFDYLLIILLMPVLLIGYFLMVSKTKQNENLVRMLLDAGVEVNATDCYGYTALHYACQMKNQTLIPLLLKARADPMIRNKHGESSLDIAQRLKFSQIVLMLKKAS from the exons CCCATCTGCCAGGCAGCCTACCAGAATGACTTGGGGCAAGTGTGGCGGTGGGTAAAAGAGGACAACCATTATGTGAATGTTCAAGATGGCTTCAATGGAGATACTCCCCTCATCTGCGCCTGCAGGCGAGGACACTTGAGAATCGTCTCCTTCCTCTTAAGGAGAAATGCTGATGTCAACCTCAAAAACTTG aaggagagaacttgcCTCCACTATGCTGTGAAGAAGAGGTTTACCTTCTTTGATTATCTACTCATTATCCTTTTAATGCCTGTCTTGCTTATCGGATATTTCCTCATG GTATCAAAGACGAAGCAGAATGAGAATCTTGTACGCATGCTCCTTGATGCTGGCGTTGAAGTTAATGCTACCGactgt TATGGCTACACAGCTTTGCATTATGCTTGCCAGATGAAAAACCAGACTCTCATCCCTCTGCTTCTGAAAGCCCGTGCAGACCCCATGATAAGGAACAAG CATGGTGAGAGTTCGCTGGATATCGCACAGAGACTAAAATTTTCCCAGATTGTATTAATGCTAAAGAAAGCCTCATAG